In the genome of Globicephala melas chromosome 3, mGloMel1.2, whole genome shotgun sequence, one region contains:
- the RAB24 gene encoding ras-related protein Rab-24 isoform X1 encodes MSGQRVDVKVVMLGKEYVGKTSLVERYVHDRFLVGPYQNTIGAAFVAKVMSVGDRTVTLGIWDTAGSERYEAMSRIYYRGAKAAIVCYDLTDSSSFERAKFWVKELRNLEEGCKIYLCGTKSDLLEEDRRRRRVDFHDVQDYADNIKAQLFETSSKTGQSVDELFQKVAEDYVSVAAFQVMTGEAARTSLPSCHSVLTRQPGSPAPVSRRYQAWKRIADALHALTVVWGGGCKE; translated from the exons ATGAGCGGGCAGCGTGTGGACGTCAAGGTGGTGATGCTGGGCAAGGAGTACGTGGGCAAGACAAGCCTGGTGGAGCGATACGTGCACGATCGCTTCCTGGTGGGGCCCTATCAGAAC ACCATTGGGGCCGCCTTCGTGGCCAAGGTGATGTCCGTCGGAGACCGGACGGTGACTTTGGGTATTTGG GACACAGCAGGCTCTGAGCGCTATGAGGCCATGAGCCGAATCTACTATCGGGGCGCCAAGGCTGCCATCGTTTGCTATG ACCTGACGGACAGCAGCAGCTTTGAACGGGCAAAGTTCTGGGTGAAGGAACTGCGCAACCTAGAGGAG GGCTGTAAGATCTACTTGTGTGGCACCAAGAGTGACCTGCTGGAGGAGGACAGGCGGCGCCGACGTGTGGACTTCCACGACGTCCAGGACTATGCAGACA ATATCAAAGCTCAGCTCTTTGAAACATCCAGCAAGACAGGCCAGAGTGTGG ATGAGCTGTTCCAGAAAGTAGCAGAGGATTACGTCAGTGTGGCCGCCTTCCAGGTGATGACAG GGGAAGCTGCCAGGACCAGCCTTCCTTCCTGCCACTCTGTTCTCACGAGGCAACCTGGGAGTCCAGCTCCTGTGAGTAGACGCTACCAAGCCTGGAAAAGGATCGCTGATGCACTTCATGCCCTGACTGTAGTGTGGGGTGGAGGATGTAAAGAatag
- the RAB24 gene encoding ras-related protein Rab-24 isoform X2, which produces MSGQRVDVKVVMLGKEYVGKTSLVERYVHDRFLVGPYQNTIGAAFVAKVMSVGDRTVTLGIWDTAGSERYEAMSRIYYRGAKAAIVCYDLTDSSSFERAKFWVKELRNLEEGCKIYLCGTKSDLLEEDRRRRRVDFHDVQDYADNIKAQLFETSSKTGQSVDELFQKVAEDYVSVAAFQVMTEDKGVDLGQKANPYFYSCCHH; this is translated from the exons ATGAGCGGGCAGCGTGTGGACGTCAAGGTGGTGATGCTGGGCAAGGAGTACGTGGGCAAGACAAGCCTGGTGGAGCGATACGTGCACGATCGCTTCCTGGTGGGGCCCTATCAGAAC ACCATTGGGGCCGCCTTCGTGGCCAAGGTGATGTCCGTCGGAGACCGGACGGTGACTTTGGGTATTTGG GACACAGCAGGCTCTGAGCGCTATGAGGCCATGAGCCGAATCTACTATCGGGGCGCCAAGGCTGCCATCGTTTGCTATG ACCTGACGGACAGCAGCAGCTTTGAACGGGCAAAGTTCTGGGTGAAGGAACTGCGCAACCTAGAGGAG GGCTGTAAGATCTACTTGTGTGGCACCAAGAGTGACCTGCTGGAGGAGGACAGGCGGCGCCGACGTGTGGACTTCCACGACGTCCAGGACTATGCAGACA ATATCAAAGCTCAGCTCTTTGAAACATCCAGCAAGACAGGCCAGAGTGTGG ATGAGCTGTTCCAGAAAGTAGCAGAGGATTACGTCAGTGTGGCCGCCTTCCAGGTGATGACAG AGGACAAGGGCGTGGACCTGGGCCAGAAGGCAAACCCCTACTTCTACAGCTGTTGTCATCACTGA